Proteins found in one Triticum aestivum cultivar Chinese Spring chromosome 4D, IWGSC CS RefSeq v2.1, whole genome shotgun sequence genomic segment:
- the LOC123096383 gene encoding uncharacterized protein: MEAKRIFRILQWELGFVRDYFYTLYPMVFCQGLSSLCFSVLLSMVTFAAAFWLAISIRKAYEPTEETVVLWVGGWNVDVIITWVFLFMMFKEVWEIITYLLSNWTRLLLVCKYVQQSMESEQRQRSRRSGRLSPTEYLISLFFASKIALTESMTSLLFVSKIADPWDGQIDQYDFLQSCTYNPSFWEKAKSVTLGKTARKLDGRICGEPIKISECVKKAILQALGKIGLNNDQLPREIPSLNAGNHFQRYKWACMDLDTCSQVILVWHIATSFCQIKLVKEGEIDLSKPGFVSSAWSYLKTLCRPSKPCIVDDKIQKQLDLKTNYDTATSLSRYCAYLRVFRPELLPDSFVVPDLIFLETLQKAQEQADDCNLKWCWYNKLMVVAQEAAENNQDAARNHVDRRLSMNIVQQGATLGKDLISMDKEMRWQILAGVWADLFVHIAPSWNAVDHKNNLESGGEFITLIWALLCHCGIEKSSMWKNGKVCESNAQVQTSNTESTEEQQESESNAQVSQENNTETSNTEPMEQQEFESDAPEPQENNTETSNIEPEKQQESESNAQVSQENNTETSNTEPVEQQESESNAPEPQENNTETSNTQPVEQQESESNAQVPQENNTETSNIEPVVEQPESESNAQVPQENNTETSNTEPVDEQPEAESNAQVPQENNT; the protein is encoded by the coding sequence ATGGAGGCCAAGAGGATATTCAGAATCCTACAGTGGGAGCTTGGATTTGTCAGAGACTACTTTTACACCCTCTACCCTATGGTCTTCTGTCAAGGTCTTTCTTCTCTCTGCTTCAGCGTCTTGCTGTCCATGGTGACCTTCGCTGCCGCATTTTGGCTGGCGATCAGCATCCGCAAGGCCTACGAGCCCACCGAAGAAACCGTTGTGCTCTGGGTGGGCGGATGGAATGTTGACGTTATCATCACTTGGGTGTTCCTCTTCATGATGTTCAAGGAGGTATGGGAGATCATCACCTACCTGCTATCAAACTGGACAAGATTACTCCTTGTGTGCAAATATGTGCAGCAGAGCATGGAGAGTGAGCAGCGCCAACGTTCAAGGAGGTCTGGGAGATTGTCACCAACTGAGTATCTGATAAGTTTGTTCTTTGCCTCCAAAATTGCTCTCACGGAGAGTATGACAAGTTTGTTATTTGTCTCCAAAATTGCTGACCCATGGGATGGCCAAATCGATCAGTATGATTTCCTGCAGTCCTGTACTTACAACCCATCATTTTGGGAAAAGGCAAAATCAGTTACCCTGGGAAAGACTGCAAGAAAATTAGATGGCAGAATATGTGGTGAGCCTATCAAGATCTCCGAATGTGTAAAGAAAGCAATCCTGCAGGCACTCGGCAAAATAGGCCTCAACAATGATCAGCTTCCCAGAGAAATCCCATCACTTAACGCAGGCAACCATTTTCAGAGGTACAAATGGGCCTGCATGGATCTAGACACATGCTCTCAGGTCATTCTGGTGTGGCACATCGCCACCAGCTTCTGCCAAATCAAGCTGGTGAAAGAGGGTGAAATTGATTTATCCAAGCCCGGGTTTGTGAGCTCAGCCTGGTCATATCTGAAAACACTCTGCCGCCCTTCCAAGCCATGCATTGTAGATGATAAAATCCAAAAGCAACTTGACCTCAAGACTAATTACGACACCGCAACCAGCTTGTCACGGTACTGTGCTTATCTGCGGGTTTTTCGGCCTGAACTGTTGCCGGATAGTTTTGTTGTACCAGACTTGATATTTCTAGAAACCTTGCAAAAAGCTCAGGAACAAGCCGATGATTGCAACTTGAAATGGTGTTGGTATAATAAACTTATGGTAGTAGCGCAAGAAGCTGCGGAAAACAATCAGGATGCTGCACGAAACCATGTGGATAGGAGGCTGAGCATGAACATAGTGCAGCAAGGTGCTACTTTAGGCAAGGACCTGATTTCCATGGATAAAGAAATGCGTTGGCAGATTCTAGCTGGAGTGTGGGCTGATTTATTTGTGCACATCGCCCccagttggaatgcagtagatcaCAAGAACAACCTTGAGTCAGGAGGTGAGTTCATAACCCTCATATGGGCATTGCTTTGCCACTGTGGCATCGAGAAGAGCAGCATGTGGAAGAATGGTAAAGTATGTGAAAGCAATGCTCAAGTACAAACCAGTAACACTGAGTCCACGGAGGAGCAGCAAGAATCTGAAAGCAATGCTCAGGTATCTCAGGAAAATAATACTGAAACCAGCAACACTGAGCCCATGGAGCAGCAAGAATTTGAAAGCGACGCTCCAGAACCTCAGGAAAATAATACTGAAACCAGCAACATTGAGCCTGAGAAGCAGCAAGAATCTGAAAGCAATGCTCAGGTGTCTCAGGAAAACAATACTGAAACCAGCAACACTGAGCCCGTGGAGCAGCAAGAATCTGAAAGCAATGCTCCAGAACCTCAGGAAAATAATACTGAAACCAGCAACACTCAGCCCGTGGAGCAGCAAGAATCTGAAAGCAATGCTCAAGTACCTCAGGAAAATAATACTGAAACCAGCAACATTGAGCCCGTGGTGGAGCAACCAGAATCTGAAAGCAATGCTCAAGTACCTCAGGAAAATAATACTGAAACCAGCAACACCGAGCCAGTGGACGAGCAACCAGAAGCTGAAAGCAATGCTCAAGTACCCCAGGAAAATAATACTTAA